Below is a window of Impatiens glandulifera chromosome 2, dImpGla2.1, whole genome shotgun sequence DNA.
TGGATGCTTACAGCTTTTCTTCTATAAACCAAATTTGTGGTGGCCGAATGGCATGGGAAAGCAATCACTCTACAATGTTACGATTAGTGTTGATGTTAAAGGAAATGGAGAGTCAGATATATGGAACCATGATTTTGGCTTTCGTAAAATAGAAAGCATCATTGATAATGCGACTGGTGGAAGGTACTTCAATTTTTCAATGTTTCTTTTGATGGATGTTATTTGGACACCTGTAAGTAACTTCTGTTTCTTCTCTAGATTGTTTAAGGTCAATGGACATCAAGTTTTTATTCGTGGAGGTAACTGGATTTTATCAGATGGATTGCTACGGCTTTCAAAGGAACGATATGAAACAGACATCAAGTTTCATGCTGACATGAACTTCAATATGATCCGATGTTGGGGTGGTGGATTAGCTGAGAGGCCAGATTTCTACCATTACTGTGATCTTTATGGAATTCTGGTTAGATCTCACTTccttttgtttatttatcttcttctcATTGAATACTTTTGTTCTCTTTATCTTTGTAATATATGGCCAATGTTCTCTTTTCAGTTTCCCTAAATGGCATTTCTCTTGATTTGTCACCTTGCCAAAATCATTGTGACTCTTTTCTTTTCGAAGCAATGGTGCATATTCACCCAACATATTTCAAATAAGCCCTTATTTGTACATAATGTATTTTTCTAACTGTCCATTTGTTATATATTTGTCGCGTGTCCTTCACATGTGAAGAGCTTATTTGACCCAATATGTAGAAGTTGGAAGGGCTTAGATGATCTTTTCAGAAGTTAACTGTGCTATTTTATTATCAGTTACTAGCTTATGTGGTTATATGGTGTTCTTTCTGTTAGTTTTGGTGACCCAAATGAGTTTAGCCGGCTCGCAAtgcgacaaaagaaaaccagaATTTTGCGGGACACTGTTGTAGGCTGTATTTTACCTTTATAAATATCTGGTCTTCGCTAGGGTGTTCTTGCTCTTCTCTAAATCTGAGTTCTAACCTACTTTTTCGACATATAGGGAAAGTGTTCTCCTCTTCCTGTGGTTTTTTCATGTCTTGGGTTTCCACGTGAAATCAGTGTGTTCTTCACGTGCTTTGTTTCTTTTACTCTGTCATCCTTTTATAATAAATTGCAGGAATAATTATCATCTTAAAAAgtatatgataattattttgttgaatCTTTATCTGGTTTATcatgtaataataatttgtctTTCTTATAGGTGTGGCAAGAATTCTGGATAACCGGAGATGTTGATGGGCGTGGTGATCCAGTATCAAATCCTAACGGTCCCCTCGACCATGAGCTTTTTTTACTTTGTGCGAGAGATACAGTGAAACTTCTCAGAAATCACCCTAGTCTCGCTCTTTGGGTTGGAGGAAATGAACAAATTCCGCCAGAAGATATCAATAACGCGTTGAAAGATGAATTGAAACTACATCCATATTTCGAGAGCTCTAGTTCCTCGAATGAAGATCCCAGTCGTTACCTTGATGGTACTCGTAGCTATGTACAAGGATCCATGTGGGATGGCTTTGCAAACGGTCAAGGAGATTTCTCTGATGGACCTTACGAAATTCAAAATCCAGAAGATTTTTTCAAGGATGATTTCTACCAGTATGGGTTTAATCCCGAAGTTGGCTCAGTTGGAATGCCTGTTGCTGCTACTATCCGAGCAACGATGCCTCAAGAGGCATGGAAGATTCCGTTGTTCAAGAAATTAGAAGGCGGTTATGTACAAGAAATTCCTAACCCGACATGGGAATACCACAAGTATATCCCCTACTCAAAACCTGAAAAAATGGTTCATGATCAAATTTTGCTATATGGAGCAGCACCTACAAATCTCGATGATTTTTGTCTCAAGGCTCAACTAGTCAACTATGTTCAGTATAGAGCCTTGTTAGAGGGATGGAATTCTCGTATGTGGACTAAATATACGGGTGTACTAATCTGGAAAAATCAGAATCCCTGGACTGGCCTGAGAGGTCAGTTTTACGACCATTTGCACGACCAAACGGCTGGTTTTTATGGTTGTCGATCTGCAGCAGAGCCGATCCATGTTCAACTAAACCTGGTTACGTATTTTATCGAGGTGGTTAACACAACATCCAAGGTTTTATCTGATGTAGCCATAGAAGCCACTGTATGGGATCTAGAAGGAAACTGTCCTTACTATAAAGTTTTCTCTGAGAGGCTAACGATCCCGCGTAAAAAGACTTTACCTGTTTTCGAGATGAAGTACCCGAAATCTAAAGCTCCGAAGCCAGTTTACTTTCTTCTTCTCAAACTGCATAGAGTATCCGATAATAAGGTAATTTTGTCCAGGAATTTCTACTGGCTGCATCTTTCTGGTGGAGATTACAGACAACTTGAACCCTACAGGGAAAAGAAAATACCCCTTAAGATAACATCTGAAGCTTCCATGACTGGTTCAAAATACGTGATCAAGATGCAAGTGCATAACACCTCAAAGAAACCCGGCTCCAATAATGCTGCTGATGGTCAGAAAAAGGAGATAGGATTGATAGAAAGGATATGCAGCCGGTTTTCTAAGGAAAAAGATGAGAACATGAATAAGAAGGTATTGGAAATCAATGGAACTGACAGTGGAGTTgcattctttcttcatttctcaGTTCATGCTGCCAAGAAAGAGCACAAGGAAGGAGAAGACACTAGAATTCTTCCTGTACATTACTCTGACAACTATTTCTCGCTTGTACCGGGTGAGGAAATGTCTGTCACTCTTTCTTTCCAAGTCCCATCTGGCGTCACCCCGAGGGTCACACTCAATGGTTGGAACAACCATTATGGCCAGAATATGCTGTGTTTGTAGGTAACTTTtgtattaacataaataaagaGTAAACATGTGTGTTTATTTTCTGTATGTTGTTGGTTTATACTTGTGCTGTTCATGGATTTTCTTGTGCGGATGGGATGAGagacttatatataaattatggaGTCCTAGTTTTCTGATGACTTTGTTTTATTCATGTTGATTTACATcacaaagaaaaaatataagcttaattgtgtttatttctGGAAGCTTCAGATTCCTTACATCTCCTGTAAAAATATCACCTTTGTCTGCATCTCTCAACACCCATAGGAATCTTTGTTTGAGCCCGATCGCCAGCCAGCGCCTCAATTTGTTCATCTGTCATTGACCCAAATGAAACGTACATAACTGACTTTTGGCGGCTGTTTCTCAAGCCACGCCAAGCATTCGTTTCCGGCAGTTGAATTTATCATTCTAACTTGATTTAATGGTGCGAGCCATTGCTTCCTGTTTATGTTAGCCTCTATCTTATTATAAAAGGACCACTCCCCATTGGCttcattaagaaaaaaaaaataacttatccAGAAAACAAAAGATGTGGTTGTTCAAAGGGCCCAACCGATTGGGCTGAATGAAGCCGCAGAAGCAGCAGCTTCTTATCCTTCCACTGTTGATAGCGGGAAGTATTCATACTGTGATAAATCAGCTTTTAGACTCTAAACccgtaaaatctagagtttacttGAAATCgtaatagtttaattttaaaaaaataatagttatatattattattattatttatatatatatatatatatttataaataaacaaaaattatacttacaaaattCAAGTTAACATCATTTTAAGAGTCTTGCGCTAGATCTAACTCCCCACTTGGAATGGGCAAGTCATTTATAGGTTTCAGGAGACTCACCCTTTCAGTTAAGCCCAAGTCCAACCACATCAATACCCCTACTTAAGTTACAGGTTCACGTTACTAAGCACGGTGATAATGAAGAATTTAAGTGGATAATTTAACCATATGTTTATAAGGTTATTTCGATACTACCCATCCAGACAAGGCATTACATGTATCCTATTCATAAATGAAACTTATacacaaaagtaaaaaattatcttattcatctattgatttttttttcttagtacTGGTGGCAATACATGCATGGGcctatattatattcttttcaATTTCTCTATCTATGGCTCAAGCTGCTCAAGAAggtacattattattattattattatcaaaagtAAAAGTAAGATTTTCATAATCTtcttacaatattattattattattattattattattattattattcttaatgaCCAAGACATTCATCTTAACACCATAACCAACAAACATATAGCTTACCTAGTAATATGAGCAATGAAAGAATCCATCTCCATTTTCGAAACACCTCCTTCCTCGGTCGCATCCCTGAGAACACCGCCGAGTTCCTCCGCCCTTTTCCTTATCTCTTCTCCTTCATCCGAAGCCATCAGTCGTTCCACCGCTTTCTTAATGGTACAAGAACTCACTACCTCACTTTTGTCTGCCCATTCTCTAACTTCAATACCCACTTTCAAAATCTCAGTTATCAACACAGCATTGTAAGGTTGGTCCGAATGCATCGGCCATGCGGCTATAGGAACTCCCAAGCTCAAGCTCTCCAAACAAGAATTCCATCCGCAGTGGCTCATAAACCCACCGACCGACCGGTGGCCCAGTATTTCCATTTGGGGAGCCCAATCACGAACCACCATTCCAGTTTCTTTCACACTCTCTTCAAACCCATTTGGCAGCTTCAGATTCCTAACTTCTCCCGTAAAAATATCAGCTTTGTCTGCATCTCTCAACACCCATAGGAATCTTTGTTTGCTTTCTTTGAGACCCAACGCCAACGCTTCAATTTGTTCATCTGTCATTGAAATTGTTGACCCAAATGAAACGTACATAACCGACTTTGGCGGCTGTTTCTCAAGCCACAACAAGCATTCGTTTCCGCTGGTTGGATTTATTGTTCTAACACGATTAATTAATGGTGCGATAGCCCATTGTTTATTGTTTACGTTGTGCTCGTTCTTGGCCATGTCTAAATCAAGATAGGAACTTTCCATTTGCCTGGAAGTGTTAAGAATATccccttgtttgattttgaggaATTCGGCTTGAACGGCGGACAATCTTAGGATATCATCAGTGACGAAACACTCTTCCAGAGGAGGTATTGATTCACCTTTGTAATGGGAATTCATGCAGCAACTGGAGAAGGCAGATACGCACCTGAAATTGTAGGATTCAGCATTTGGAATGTCGGCAACATCCTGAACGACGAAGCTCATAAGCGTGTCGTGGATGACGACGAGCCTTCTTGCGGTGGCGGAGAGTTGTCGGAGAAGGGTGGCAACTGGGTGGCGAAGATGCAGGGTAGCGTCGAAAGATGACTGGAGATGTGCAGGGAACTTTGATGTTGAATTGGGGTTTGGTAATGGGGAGAGGAAATGAGGCATGGGTAAATCATGGAAGTGGATTTTGGATAATAAATCCGATGATGATCGGTCTCCTCCTCCGGTTAACCGGTGCTTGACCTGACGGTTGTGTTTGGAAGAGGCGGCATAATGAACTTCGATTTGGTAATTGGAGGAGATGAGGAAAGAGAGTTGCAAGGCCTGGTTAAGGTGACTCTGAGCCGTAAATGGAACCATGAGCATGATAATCGGAGCTGGGATGGTATCTTGATGATGGGCAGCCATTGTTGAAAGCTTGAGGAAAGAAAATATGCAAGTTCTCTAGCTtcacaaaatcaaaacaaaggGAAGTAAAGAAAATGTTCAAACAAATTGTATTTATCCtcatttaaaaattcattaaataaaaagtatattttttttcattaactttataacatatttaaatacATTCATACAAatctcttataaaaaaattattttaataattataaaaagtgAGTAATCTATATcttatgtatataataataatatatatataataataaaaaaaacccatTAAGCCAGGATAAAAGTCGACTTAAAACACCAAAAAGTACATGTTCGGTTATATCTTGaaacgttttgagtttaagttaatttgtttgttttattaattttgatatatatctaaaagtgaataaatacttgagtcggatcgtggttgacccgtccataatcttaaaacagttaaaaatgtGGTTGACTTACCCATAATCTTTAAAGAGTTACAGATAaagttaaaaatgttatccCATCTTCTAGCTTAGCGACAATAAAATGTGGACATCCTTAGCCTCCATGAGGTGTTGGGTTCGAACAACAAGTTTTTTGTCttgttaaatgattaaatgtgTTTGTGAACTATTTAATTAGTTACACTCCAAAAAGGAAGCAAAACTCAGCGTTTTAAAATAGTAACCAAGTGACCAAAGACATGTAAGTGTGAGGttacaaaataattacaacCCTGTAACCATGTGAGGTTACGAGATGAGAGATAGAAAAGATTAGTGGCTGGTTTACCAAGGGATAAGAGGCCGATATGATTGAGATTGGTAATTAGTTTGTTGAGGGATAAGAAGCCGGTAAGAAAAGATCGTAAGAGACGTCTAAAAGTATGAGATCACAAGAtttagaggtcaattgagatttttatgtgtgaggtcacaatattaataatgagaGCTGtccattgaaaaaaaataatggtggttaaatatgtgaCTAAGATGATTGGTTGACCGAAGTGTGAAAGTGAAGTCACGAGATGATAAGTCGATTGGATTGACCATGGTTGGTTTGTTTATGTGAGGGTAAAGAGGTCGCGATAATGATATGAGATGATTGAGTTAAAAAATACTAGAAGTGATGTCACGGAATTAGTAATGAGATGTGTTAGTAGGAGAACAAAAAATATTGGTGgctaaatatatgaatgaatttgttgGTTTACTGAAGAAGTGGGCTAAAGGGGTTGGTGATATGATGAAATGGTTGGTTttaaggatggcaatttgaaaccgccccgcgaaaaccgaaccaaattgccccgtttgggatggtttttccccgaaaccgaacgagaatggggcggggatagtatttgtgtcccccgccccgatcTCACCCCCGATTAtgccccgaacactataaatatagttaaatcaataatatatttatttattcactatattttataagaataataagtttacttctttataataatttaaaatttcaacatattacaatatatattatattaaaaaatccatttatataattttattggataattttattatttaaaaatatatattttattaacggtgccccgcggagattccccgaaaccgaaaaaaaccgaacggggcggggatggtattaaaaaaatccccgaaataaaAATGGTgcggggatggtaaatgcattccccgccccgaaccgccccattgccatccctagttgGTTTGCCAAAAGTGATGGTAAAAATGTTGGTACCGTTGAAAAGGTTGAGTGCAGAAGTGAGGTCAcaaaattagtaatatgagaggtcTATTATGTAAGAAATGGTATTATTGGTTAACCGAGTAATGAGAGTAAGAGGTCGAAAAAAGATAAGATCGGTGCTGAtaagaaaaaagttaaatgaatgtctttttatcaaatgattatcttttttttttgtgaataacaaaaataacaatGAATGAGAGGATGAAAAAGATCATTAGGTTGTCTCAAATCTCAACCATTAAAGTCACTCGTGTTCAGATCATAGATGTTGACGACGAAGAGGATAATAAATGTGATGAAAATGTTAATAACGATGACCAGGGTCGGCCCTCGGGTATGGCAACCAATGCACTTGCATAGGGCCTCCCACTTTTATAGGGCccctatttttttatatttaatattattatattattaatattattttttcatttttttctcctttaatattaaatatatattataaaaataattttttatctcctttttactctcgtattataatatattaattatttatattttatttattaattaaaattaatttttttttttactattttaggtctcaaaattcaaatttgcaTATGCCCCCAAAATCTCAATGCTCCTCAGGATCGGCCCTAACGATGACAATGACAATGACGatcacaaatataaatattgtttattttaactttataaatatgatctttatttatttaacatgcagtaaataaaatattcacttttatttatttatacacaTCACTAAgacatatttataataagttaTTCAGGATATGatttttatagaagaaatttgtagtaaataagtttttattggTTTTCGtggttacatttttatattccatttcttttgttttcattacccttaaatatatatttttttattgacaattttttttttgtaa
It encodes the following:
- the LOC124924010 gene encoding mannosylglycoprotein endo-beta-mannosidase, coding for MAKIGKTILDKRWLAARITEVELDGVQLTTTRPPAGTDSPWMEAVVPGTVLSTLLKNKLIPDPFYGLNNESIIDIADSGRDYYTFWFFTTFHCQPSPNQYVDLNFRAINYSAQVFLNGHKFVLPKGMFRRHSLDVTKILHPDGENKLAVLVYPPDHPGRIPSKGGQGGDHEIGKDVAAQYVQGWDWIIPIRDRNTGIWDEVSLTVTGPVKIVDPHLVSSFFDNYTRVYLHSTMDLVNRSNTVTECSLNVQVTTELDGNTCLIEHIQSKHLSIPPRTRIQYTYPELFFYKPNLWWPNGMGKQSLYNVTISVDVKGNGESDIWNHDFGFRKIESIIDNATGGRLFKVNGHQVFIRGGNWILSDGLLRLSKERYETDIKFHADMNFNMIRCWGGGLAERPDFYHYCDLYGILVWQEFWITGDVDGRGDPVSNPNGPLDHELFLLCARDTVKLLRNHPSLALWVGGNEQIPPEDINNALKDELKLHPYFESSSSSNEDPSRYLDGTRSYVQGSMWDGFANGQGDFSDGPYEIQNPEDFFKDDFYQYGFNPEVGSVGMPVAATIRATMPQEAWKIPLFKKLEGGYVQEIPNPTWEYHKYIPYSKPEKMVHDQILLYGAAPTNLDDFCLKAQLVNYVQYRALLEGWNSRMWTKYTGVLIWKNQNPWTGLRGQFYDHLHDQTAGFYGCRSAAEPIHVQLNLVTYFIEVVNTTSKVLSDVAIEATVWDLEGNCPYYKVFSERLTIPRKKTLPVFEMKYPKSKAPKPVYFLLLKLHRVSDNKVILSRNFYWLHLSGGDYRQLEPYREKKIPLKITSEASMTGSKYVIKMQVHNTSKKPGSNNAADGQKKEIGLIERICSRFSKEKDENMNKKVLEINGTDSGVAFFLHFSVHAAKKEHKEGEDTRILPVHYSDNYFSLVPGEEMSVTLSFQVPSGVTPRVTLNGWNNHYGQNMLCL
- the LOC124927450 gene encoding zeatin O-glucosyltransferase-like, translated to MLMVPFTAQSHLNQALQLSFLISSNYQIEVHYAASSKHNRQVKHRLTGGGDRSSSDLLSKIHFHDLPMPHFLSPLPNPNSTSKFPAHLQSSFDATLHLRHPVATLLRQLSATARRLVVIHDTLMSFVVQDVADIPNAESYNFRCVSAFSSCCMNSHYKGESIPPLEECFVTDDILRLSAVQAEFLKIKQGDILNTSRQMESSYLDLDMAKNEHNVNNKQWAIAPLINRVRTINPTSGNECLLWLEKQPPKSVMYVSFGSTISMTDEQIEALALGLKESKQRFLWVLRDADKADIFTGEVRNLKLPNGFEESVKETGMVVRDWAPQMEILGHRSVGGFMSHCGWNSCLESLSLGVPIAAWPMHSDQPYNAVLITEILKVGIEVREWADKSEVVSSCTIKKAVERLMASDEGEEIRKRAEELGGVLRDATEEGGVSKMEMDSFIAHITR